From one Montipora capricornis isolate CH-2021 chromosome 10, ASM3666992v2, whole genome shotgun sequence genomic stretch:
- the LOC138018902 gene encoding uncharacterized protein, whose translation MLVFVIALLVCSFIQGTYGAYVRAGPVPTNFSEYSILSTEEFDKGGAHFMLGPKPKLGQPLNTWECQRVTGVPSSVRREYDLKPFYRKYLHAYGIPIISSSRAQDDALRRACYVVVFLFADRQDIRSWFYKRRGRAGVIAHSEGVTSIPEHSWLGSWWNQRARGLGATLTHPISTCGEENILCYKRGDRYSREDIFLHEFVHGLHNLGVASNGAIPSFDARLSQRYNYLKRSGTKWRNTYAMSTDREYLAEGAQSYFDCNDEQNPPNGIHNHINTRAELESYDHVLYGFLKEIFPCQNKFLKRCDARSGVKPYHFKMNCDKDGQGVLMDFQTKRPIRPTLPPNTPPIPNTPPPPNTPPPPNTPPIPDTPPPPNTPPPSNTPPIPDTPPPPKPKTTRPPVCRDYNLYCSSWARAGHCRSNPGYMLRYCKKSCNRCKCKDNNWYCNAWSRRGECYKNPGFMLINCKKSCGRC comes from the exons ATGTTGGTCTTCGTAATTGCTTTGTTGGTCTGTTCTTTTATTCAAGGAACTTATGGTGCTTATGTCAGAG CAGGTCCTGTGCCAACAAATTTTTCTGAGTATAGTATTTTATCGACGGAAGAATTTGATAAAGGAGGAGCCCATTTCATGCTAG GACCGAAGCCAAAGCTGGGTCAGCCATTAAACACATGGGAATGTCAAAGAGTGACTGGTGTGCCATCGTCGGTTCGCCGTGAATATGACCTGAAACCATTTTACCGGAAGTATTTGCATGCGTACGGTATTCCCATCATAAGTTCCAGTCGGGCCCAGGACGACGCACTCCGCAGAGCTTGCTATGTTGTTGTGTTCCTGTTCGCAGATCGTCAGGATATCCGAAGTTGGTTTTACAAGCGGCGAGGGAGAGCTGGAGTGATTGCGCATAGTGAAGGGGTAACAAGTATCCCTGAACATTCTTGGCTTGGAAGTTGGTGGAACCAGCGGGCAAGGGGTCTGGGAGCGACTCTAACACACCCTATCTCTACGT GCGGAGAGGAAAATATCTTGTGTTACAAAAGAGGAGACCGCTATTCAAGAGAGGATATATTCTTGCACGAGTTTGTTCACGGATTACATAACCTGGGTGTCGCATCAAACGGCGCCATTCCAAGCTTTGATGCCAGGCTGAGCCAGCGATACAACTACCTTAAAAGGAGCGGGACGAAGTGGAGGAACACTTACGCCATGTCAACAGACAGGGAATATCTCGCAGAAGGAGCTCAGAGTTACTTTGATTGCAACGATGAACAAAATCCGCCCAATGGCATCCACAATCATATCAACACGCGAGCAGAACTGGAGTCTTATGATCACGTTCTTTATGGATTTTTGAAGGagatttttccttgtcaaaatAAATTCCTGAAAAGATGCGATGCCAGATCAG GTGTAAAACCATACCACTTCAAGATGAATTGTGACAAAG ACGGCCAAGGAGTTTTGATGGATTTCCAGACCAAGCGACCCATAAGGCCAACCTTACCCCCAAACACCCCTCCTATACCTAATACCCCTCCCCCTCCAAACACACCTCCTCCGCCTAATACCCCTCCTATACCAGATACCCCTCCCCCTCCAAACACACCTCCGCCTTCTAATACCCCTCCAATACCTGATACCCCTC CCCCACCGAAACCTAAAACAACGCGTCCACCAG TGTGCCGAGATTACAACCTTTACTGCAGCTCTTGGGCGCGGGCGGGGCATTGCCGAAGTAACCCTGGTTACATGTTACGCTACTGCAAAAAGAGCTGCAATCGATGTAA ATGCAAGGATAATAACTGGTATTGTAACGCATGGAGCAGAAGAGGAGAATGCTATAAGAATCCAGGTTTCATGTTAATTAACTGCAAGAAAAGCTGCGGGAGATGTTAA